A portion of the Rhodopseudomonas sp. BAL398 genome contains these proteins:
- the leuC gene encoding 3-isopropylmalate dehydratase large subunit translates to MYHKIWQAHEIADLGDGFSLLHVDRHLLHDGSGPVLARLHASGRRVAQPALCFATLDHVVSTAAGRPATSENRSRTIASLREGVAAAGIRLFDVGRSGNGIVHVIGPELGVSVPGAIVVCADSHTCTHGGVGAMGFGIGSTEAEHVLATQTIVQAKLKTMRIRFVGAAGAGISAKDLILAAVGRLGAGGGSGYAVEYVGEAVRALDVEARLTLCNLSIELGAKVGMVAPDATTFAYLEGRPFAPKGELWAQALAAWRQLPSDSDAVFDAEIAVDVASLQPQITWGTSPAQVIDIDGTVPSLAAASAAQQASFREAMDYMGVAPEQSLLGLKVDWVFIGSCTNSRISDLRIVASIVKGRKVAGHVSAWIVPGSETVKRQAEAEGLDRIFIDSGFAWREPGCSLCLAANGEAVPPGARAVSTSNRNFVGRQGPGARTHLASPAVAAASAIRGAISDFRQMGD, encoded by the coding sequence TGGCCAGGCTCCACGCCAGCGGCCGGCGCGTGGCGCAGCCGGCGCTGTGCTTTGCCACGCTCGATCACGTGGTGTCGACCGCCGCCGGCCGGCCGGCGACCTCGGAGAACCGCAGCCGCACCATCGCATCGCTGCGCGAAGGGGTGGCGGCGGCCGGCATCCGGCTATTCGACGTCGGCCGCTCCGGGAACGGCATCGTTCACGTCATCGGCCCCGAACTGGGCGTCAGCGTCCCGGGCGCAATCGTGGTCTGCGCCGACAGCCACACCTGCACCCATGGCGGCGTCGGCGCGATGGGGTTCGGCATCGGCTCGACCGAAGCCGAGCACGTACTAGCGACCCAGACCATCGTGCAGGCGAAGCTGAAGACGATGCGGATCCGCTTCGTCGGCGCCGCCGGCGCCGGCATCTCCGCCAAGGACCTGATCCTCGCAGCGGTCGGCCGGCTCGGCGCCGGCGGCGGCAGCGGCTACGCGGTGGAGTATGTCGGCGAAGCGGTGCGGGCGCTGGACGTCGAAGCCCGACTGACGCTGTGCAACCTGTCGATCGAACTCGGCGCCAAGGTCGGCATGGTGGCGCCGGACGCGACCACCTTCGCCTATCTGGAAGGCCGCCCGTTCGCGCCCAAGGGCGAATTGTGGGCGCAGGCGCTGGCGGCCTGGCGCCAGCTGCCGTCCGATTCCGATGCGGTGTTCGATGCCGAAATCGCGGTCGACGTGGCGTCGCTGCAGCCGCAGATCACCTGGGGCACCAGCCCGGCGCAGGTGATCGACATCGACGGCACCGTGCCGTCGCTGGCGGCGGCCTCGGCGGCGCAGCAGGCATCGTTCCGCGAGGCGATGGACTACATGGGCGTCGCGCCGGAGCAGTCGCTGCTCGGGCTGAAGGTCGACTGGGTCTTCATCGGTTCCTGCACCAACAGCCGGATCTCCGACCTGCGCATCGTCGCCAGCATCGTCAAGGGCCGCAAGGTTGCCGGCCACGTCTCGGCCTGGATCGTGCCGGGCTCGGAGACCGTCAAGCGCCAGGCCGAAGCCGAGGGCCTCGACCGCATCTTCATCGACAGCGGCTTTGCCTGGCGCGAACCCGGCTGCTCGCTGTGTCTGGCCGCCAATGGCGAGGCGGTGCCGCCCGGCGCGCGCGCGGTGTCGACCTCGAACCGCAATTTCGTCGGCCGCCAGGGGCCGGGCGCCCGAACCCATCTGGCGAGCCCGGCAGTGGCGGCCGCATCGGCGATCCGGGGCGCGATCAGCGATTTCCGGCAGATGGGAGACTGA